Genomic window (Methylocystis echinoides):
CAGACTGACTGACCGGATGGTGGACATCATCGAGGAAGGCATCGACGTCGCAATACGCATTGGCGATCTGGCGGATTCGCGCCTGTTGTCGCGGAGCCTTGCCCCTTATCGACTCTGCTGCTTTGCGTCACCCGCTTACCTTGCGGCGCGCGGCGCGCCGCTGCACCCCGACGATCTGGCGGGGCACGACCTCGTCAACCTTCGTTATCAGAGCACAGGTCAAAGCTTTCGCTGGCCCTTTCAGATTGCCGGTCACGAGATCGAGCTGGTACCCACCGCGAGCATCGTCGTCGACGTAAGCGATGCGGTACTCGTGACGCTCGCGGCCGGTGGCGGCATCGGGATCAGCGCCTCCTTCATTGCGGCGCCTTACGTCACGCGCGGCGACCTCGTCCCAGTGCTTTCCGCCTTTGCGGTAGAGCGGCACAATATTACTGCAGTATGGCCCGAAAGCCGCCGCGCGAACCCTGCCGTGCGTGCCTTTCTGACCCTATTGCAGGACGTCTTTCAGGAGCGACTGACGGCCACGGCGAGCCTGTCGGAGGAAGGGCGCCACGTTGCCGGAGCCAGAAACCAGACCACTCAAGGATTCCCGAGTTGACATTCTAATCCCGGGTTGCGTCGTCCTTCGACGCGATATGCGCGTGATAGCCGCATAGTCCGTTGTGCTCATAGTATTCTTCGGCACTCAGGTCGGTTCCGCAAACCGCGCTAGCGGCCCTCCGCCATCGATAGGTCGACTGACATCGGCAGGTTCGTTGCGCTTGTGACCGCCGTTGTCATCATCCCCGCGGTTTCCGGCCTATGCCGTGCGCAGCCTCCGATGACGATCCGCCACGCGCCTCTTTGCGCGCCTCCCAGGTCGCGACCAGAAAGGTGGCCATCGCGCCAGCGAGATTGACTGCCAGCTCCGCGTGCCTTGGCTGTGGGCGCGCGCGCTTCGGCCCAGGGCTGTGCGCATCACTGA
Coding sequences:
- a CDS encoding LysR family transcriptional regulator, translated to MKEQMLLERLTGLIAFARAGSMGSFTAAARSLSVSPSAVSKSIQRLERHLGVPLFTRTTRSLTLTPEGRDLHERALRLLREAEAIEQAAMSARSEPSGNLRVAASLPIGLHVIAPALPAFRKSHPKVTVDLRLTDRMVDIIEEGIDVAIRIGDLADSRLLSRSLAPYRLCCFASPAYLAARGAPLHPDDLAGHDLVNLRYQSTGQSFRWPFQIAGHEIELVPTASIVVDVSDAVLVTLAAGGGIGISASFIAAPYVTRGDLVPVLSAFAVERHNITAVWPESRRANPAVRAFLTLLQDVFQERLTATASLSEEGRHVAGARNQTTQGFPS